Within Quadrisphaera setariae, the genomic segment TGACCCAGGTGAAGCGCCAGTCGGCGTCGAGCAGGGCGAACCCGTTCGGCAGGGCCTCGAGCAGCGCTTCAGCGCGCTCGGGGGAGAGCAGCCCGGGCGCAGCAGCGACGTCCTCGACGCGGTCCCCCACCACGCGCACAGTGTGGGGCCCGGCACCGACGGCCCACCACCTCAGGCGGCACGTAGTGTCGCCGCCCGTGACGTGGCTCGAGATCTCCCTGGTGCTGCTCGCCGGGCTGTGGGCGGGGACCATCAACGCCGTCGTCGGCTCCGGCACCCTCGTGACGTTCCCCGTGCTCGTGGCGCTGGGGTACTCGCCGCTGGTCGCCACGGTGAGCAACGGCATCGGCCTCGTGGCCGGGGGCGTCTCCGGGGCGTGGGGCTACCGCCGCGAGCTGCGCGGGCAGGGGCGCCGGCTGGCGCTGCTGCTGCCGGCCTCAGCGGTCGGCGGAGCGGTCGGCGCGGTGCTGCTGCTCCAGCTGCCGGAGTCGTCCTTCGAGACCGTGGTGCCCGCGCTCATCGTGCTGGCGCTCGTGCTGGTGGTGCTGCAGCCGCGGCTGCAGGCCCGGCTGCGGCGCCGGACCGAGGCCCGCGCCGCGCAGATCGCCGCGGAGCACGGTCCCGACGCCGGCCCCGTGCGCTCCTCCCGCTGGCTCGTCGCGGTGACGCTGCTGGCCACGCTCCTCATCGGCGTCTACGGCGGCTACTTCACCGCCGCGCAGGGCGTCATGCTCATCGCGGTGCTCGGCAGCCTCCTCGACGAGTCCCTGCAGCGCATCAACGGCCTCAAGAACGTGCTCACGCTGGTGGTCAACGTCGTCTCGGCGGCCTTCTACATCATCTTCGGCTCCGAGACGATCGACTGGCTCGTGGTGGCGCTCATCGCCGCGTCGTCACTGGTGGGAGGGGCCATCGGCGCGCGCTACGGGCGGCGCCTCCCCCCGAACGCCCTGCGCGGCGCCATCGTGGTGCTCGGGGTGGTGGCGCTGCTGCGCATCCTCGGCACGCAGGTCGGCTGGTGGTGACGAGGACGACGACGAGCGCTCGTGCGCCGAGGACCTCGGCACGACCGGCCGCGAGGATCACGCCATGACTGACGTCGTGGTGCGAGCCGCTCGCACGGACGAGGCCGGGGTCCTGCTGGACTTCTGGGCGCGTGCGGGAGAGAACGCCGCCCGACCGTCGGACGAGCTGGACGCCGTCGTCCGTCTGGTCGAGCGCGACCCCGAGGCGCTGGTCGTCGCCGAGCTCGACGGGCGGGTCGTCGGCACCGTCATCGCCGGGTGGGACGGCTGGCGCGCGAACCTGTACCGGTTGGCGGTCGACCCCGACGTCCGCGGACGCGGCATCGGGGGCCTGCTCCTGGCCCGAGCGGAGCAGCGCCTGCGCGCCCTGGGAGCTCAGCGCTTCT encodes:
- a CDS encoding GNAT family N-acetyltransferase, with the protein product MTDVVVRAARTDEAGVLLDFWARAGENAARPSDELDAVVRLVERDPEALVVAELDGRVVGTVIAGWDGWRANLYRLAVDPDVRGRGIGGLLLARAEQRLRALGAQRFCAMVLEDNGVGREFWASRGYVPQDEWRRWVKAASS
- a CDS encoding sulfite exporter TauE/SafE family protein; amino-acid sequence: MTWLEISLVLLAGLWAGTINAVVGSGTLVTFPVLVALGYSPLVATVSNGIGLVAGGVSGAWGYRRELRGQGRRLALLLPASAVGGAVGAVLLLQLPESSFETVVPALIVLALVLVVLQPRLQARLRRRTEARAAQIAAEHGPDAGPVRSSRWLVAVTLLATLLIGVYGGYFTAAQGVMLIAVLGSLLDESLQRINGLKNVLTLVVNVVSAAFYIIFGSETIDWLVVALIAASSLVGGAIGARYGRRLPPNALRGAIVVLGVVALLRILGTQVGWW